In Coleofasciculus sp. FACHB-T130, the DNA window CGCACTCATCTCAGGGGCGGGGGTTTCCATCCACTCCCGCACCGAACCATCCGGTTGATGCTGACGCACTTTGATGGGGGTAGGAGAAGCAGCGATCGCTACAACGTCTTCTCCGTTCAGCGTTCCTTGCATTCGTTGCCGCAATTGCTGCAACACCGTGGCGCGTTCTTCAGGTAAATACCGATCTTGCTTGTTAAGCACTAGCACTGCGCGCTGTTTAGATGCCGCTAGTTGCTGTAAGGTTTGATATTCCGGATCGGTCAAATCTCCATTGGTAAGAAATAGCACAAAATCTGACCTCTCCCCGATTCGGGAAGGGGGCGGGGAGGTGGGGTCAATTGCAGTAAATAAAGCGGGTGTCTCTTGCAAGCCGAGTTTTTGCGGCTGTTGCGAAACCCAGTTGGACTCTAAAACTTGAATTAAGGTGGATTTGCCGACTGACTTTCCGCCAGTGACAGCCAGATGCATCTCCTGGCGGTCGATTTCAGTCGTAATTTTGGCGAGTTGTTCTCTTAGCGGGGCATTTGCCGGATGGTTTTCTGCCTCTGCCTCTAGCTGGCTAATCGTACCTTCGGTTTGAGCGATCGCTTTTTCTACTGTTTCCCTATCCATCTGGCTGACATCTGGCAGATGAAGCTCTTTGGCTGTCTGTTTCTGGAATAACCAGAAACCAGCGCCGAGTGCGATCGCGCCAATTACACTAAACTCACCGACTGTCCCCGCTGAGTCATGAAAACTCTGCAACAGCCAAAGTGAGAATGATAGACCAATTCCCCCGACTAAAATCGGACGCCGCAAATTCACAGCCATAAATATTTAAATGTAACCGAATCGCTGCTAACCAGCCTACAACAAATCCCTGCAACCTTTTGGGATTGCAGGGATTGTTTACTTTTGTATTTGGTGGCGGGAAGTGGATTTGAACCACTGACCTTCGGGTTATGAGCCCGACGAGCTACCAGGCTGCTCTATCCCGCGTCGTTGCCAACTTATTTACTATAACGCAAATTCAAGAATGTGGCAACTACAACATCGAAAGTTCTCCAACGACATCTAGGCGCTTGAATTTGCTCAAGCTCATAAAGGTTTCCGATAGGGTTTCCGCCACCGTGGGACTAATCCAACCCATTTGCTTAAGTAAATGAATGGCAACGGCACACTTTGCCCGTCCTGCTCCATCTGCCACCTTAATTGCTAGTCCCATCCCTTCGCCAACGCGACCGATGCACTGAATCCCTTCAGCACCCCCTTTGCTGATGATTTCACCTTCGGTCAGACGCATGAGTTCTGTATCAAATAAACCTTCTCCTGCCACCATATTTGGGTGATGGGTCATGGCACGGACGATGCGCTCCATATCCAAATTATTCCCAGAGGCAAGCTGACCGTACAAGGTACCCATTTGCCCCAGCTGCATGAAGTAAGTCGGAGCGCCACAATCATCGTGGGCACTGATGAACTCTACAGCGGGCATTCGCAGCAATTCGGCAACTTTGCCTAAAATTAGCTGCTGAACGGGGTGGTTGCGCTGCAAATAGGTATTCAGAGGCCAATGCCTTGCTTGGCAAACGGCAAGCATTCCAGCGTGTTTCCCGGAACAGTTATACTCCAGCGGACTCCGTTTACCTTCTGGAATTGGACACTGAAGTGCTGATGGGTCAACATCCGAGCGCCAAAGAACGTTAAAAGCCTGTCGGACTTGGGCAGTCGTACCTTGGTGGGAGCTACAGATAATGGCTAAGTCTCGATCCGTTAGCTTGTAGCGTTCTAGGGTGCCGGTAGTCGTAATTGCCAACGCCTGGAATGGCTTGAGGGCGGAACGAACAAAAGCAGCGGTTTCCGAACTGCCTGCCACGGATAGGACGCGCCCTCGGTTGTCACAGACGACTGCTTGGGCGCGATGCGTTGATTCAATAATGCCTTCTCGCAGCAACCGAACTTCCAGTTCTGCGGATTGATTTCTTTTTCCCCTTGTCATGGGTAAGACTTTATCACTTTTTGTTAGTTGTTCAGTAGCCTGCGATCGCTTGTTCTGAGGTCGTCGGTAGACTGTGCAGCCTTTCCTTACTATCCACTACCTCTCGCTCAATGACCTAATGCCTAATGACTCATTACAGAAAATACCAAGTTAGACTACCTGCAAAGAAAAATAAGGCAAGCAAGACAAAGGTTCGCTGTAACCGCTGAAGGATTGGTTGAACTTGGTAAGTGACGATCAAGCGATCGCGTGTCAAAATTTCTTCTGGCTTTGTCCAGCACTGACCGTCATACCAACCGGATTCTTCATAAAACACTTGTTGATTCTCTAGGCGCGATCGCACGTAAGACCAACCCAAGTACAGTCGCACCAGTGCCAACACCACTCCCAAGCTCGCTCCTGCTGCACCCATGAGGATAAACTTGCTCGGATACTTTCCTGGCGCAAAGCTTGCCGCTGCCATTGGACCTGCGACGAACCAGCCGAGACCCCAAATCCAAGCCAGCTTTTTGATGTATCCTCCCAGTTCCAGCGTCACCCAGCGAAAAGACCAAGAATCCTTCAACTCCTGGTACTCATTGAGCGGTTGTTGTTCGGCGGGAACTGGGCAAACTGAAACTGGAGTTTCCATCATGTTTTTACTC includes these proteins:
- a CDS encoding DUF697 domain-containing protein encodes the protein MAVNLRRPILVGGIGLSFSLWLLQSFHDSAGTVGEFSVIGAIALGAGFWLFQKQTAKELHLPDVSQMDRETVEKAIAQTEGTISQLEAEAENHPANAPLREQLAKITTEIDRQEMHLAVTGGKSVGKSTLIQVLESNWVSQQPQKLGLQETPALFTAIDPTSPPPSRIGERSDFVLFLTNGDLTDPEYQTLQQLAASKQRAVLVLNKQDRYLPEERATVLQQLRQRMQGTLNGEDVVAIAASPTPIKVRQHQPDGSVREWMETPAPEMSAIATRLSQILAQESQQLVWATAWRAAYALKAEAKSALNEVRRDRALPVIEQYQWIAAATAFANPVPALDLLATAAINGQLVMDLGNLYQQKFSIQQAQAIAGTMGSLMLKLGLVELTTQTVGGVLKSNAITFVAGGAVQGVSAAYLTRLAGLSLIEYFQAQEAATTSEGRPLNLDQLRETLQKVFQQNQRVAFLQGFVKQAVARLVPESPQPAIAGNEIASC
- a CDS encoding CGLD27 family protein; protein product: MMETPVSVCPVPAEQQPLNEYQELKDSWSFRWVTLELGGYIKKLAWIWGLGWFVAGPMAAASFAPGKYPSKFILMGAAGASLGVVLALVRLYLGWSYVRSRLENQQVFYEESGWYDGQCWTKPEEILTRDRLIVTYQVQPILQRLQRTFVLLALFFFAGSLTWYFL
- a CDS encoding asparaginase; protein product: MTRGKRNQSAELEVRLLREGIIESTHRAQAVVCDNRGRVLSVAGSSETAAFVRSALKPFQALAITTTGTLERYKLTDRDLAIICSSHQGTTAQVRQAFNVLWRSDVDPSALQCPIPEGKRSPLEYNCSGKHAGMLAVCQARHWPLNTYLQRNHPVQQLILGKVAELLRMPAVEFISAHDDCGAPTYFMQLGQMGTLYGQLASGNNLDMERIVRAMTHHPNMVAGEGLFDTELMRLTEGEIISKGGAEGIQCIGRVGEGMGLAIKVADGAGRAKCAVAIHLLKQMGWISPTVAETLSETFMSLSKFKRLDVVGELSML